Part of the Imperialibacter roseus genome, GATCCACTGTGGTCGTAAGCGTGCGTCTGCTAAAATTGATAAGAGAAACAGCGCCGTTATAGCTCAACTTGTCAAATAGCCTGGTTTGGCCCTGCAACTGGTGGTTAAACCTTTCGGTCATATACTCCTGATCAAGCGCCTCACCGCCATAGAAAGCGCCAGGGTTTTGAATAGATTCGTCCAGGTAGTCGAGCTTGTAGAAAATGTTTGATTTATCATTTCTGAAGCCGACGAGACCGCTGGTCAGCCATTGGTTTTTTGGGTGCCATTGTTTGTCCCGGCCCTCGGCGTTACCCTGCCATCCATAAAACTGGTTGTGACTCAGCCTGGCCTGGGTGTACACTTTGCCCAGCGTATAGCCTGCCCCCATGCTTTGATTGTGAACGCCCTTGTCGAATCCGTATTCCGATCCGGCAGACTCTTCCTGCACCCGGGCATCCAGTGAAAGCTTATCATTCTCTGGCTTTTTGGTAATGATGTTGATGACTCCTGCCAGCGCATCGGCACCATACACTACCGACATGGGGCCTTCCACTATCTCAATCTTCTCAATATTGTTGACATCGACCTGATTAAGAGCGCCTGAGTTAGAGGTGCCCTCCCTCGTAATCAAAGGCATGCCATCTATCAACACTTTGATGTTTTGACCGCCCAGCCCCTGTAGTGTCATACTCGACTCACCAAGCGCCATGTCCTGAGAAAACCTCACATTGAGTTCTGTCTGCAGCACATCCTGCAAACGATTAGCTCCTTGTGACTGGATTCTTTCCATAGCAATGGTTCTCACCTGATACACCGACCTACTGGCCGATTGAGATTCAAACTGGCCTGTGATAACAATGTCGTCCATCACGTAGCTTTTCAGGCTATCCTGCGCCACGAGGCCAGAATGGAGAACCAAAAGACAAGTGAAGAGAAAAACTACTCGCATCCCTATAGCTTTGGTAGTGAGTCGACTAATTGCTTCCATGCCTCCAATTCAGGAATACCTGGCTTTCTAAGGCCAAAAAACTGGGCAATCATATTCTTCTCTCCATCGAATACTTCAATGCTGGTGACGTTACCTTCCGATGTGGGTTTGCGTACTACCCAGGCAGTTTGGCTGGCCTCCAGCTTCAGGTGCATGTTGAACTCCGGGTCGAGGACATTGAGCCATTTTTCCTGGCCCTCAAGAAGGCGGATCGTTTTTACCTTTCCTTGCTGAATTTGCAAGTTGCCCCTGTTTCCAGCAAAAATCATGACGGGAAGTTGGGTGCTTGCGGCAGTTTCGAGCACGTGCTGAAGGTTGTCAGTGCTTATGGGATAACTGAAAGTGCCATTGGCAATTTCAAGCGCCTTGTAGCGATGCACATTGTGCCTTTTCAGCATGCCAAAGAAGTCGTGTGTGTCTTTCAACTCGCTCCACTCTTTAAGAAAGGCGGGCTTGTCAATAGCGTCCCCAAATGTGGGTTGGCTGTAAGGCTCCACCGTTTGCCCCGGCTCCTGGTTGTCGGACCGGTAGTCTTCAACAATTTTCAGAAAGGCGTCGTTGTTGCTTTTTTCCTGTAGGTAAATTTTGGTGATCGCCTCTCCGGCCTTATCGAAAATCTGCAAACTGGTGAGTGTTCTGTCGCCTTTGGTCATTTGGTGGGCAAACCCAACGTGCCAGGCACTAAAGAAAACACGGGTTTCTATAGGGCCAATCACCGTTGCCATGGCTCTTTCGCCTTCGCCAAAAGTTTCCACTTTCTGGAACTTGCCCTTGTGCTCCAGCACACATGCGCCATTTCTGGTTAATGACATCACGTAGCCAAGCTCTGGCAGTCGTTTCAAAAAATCAGGCCAGCTTCGTTCAGGGGTGGCTTCCAGTCTCACACAGGCAGGGCCTACTTCTGTTGCCAAAAGCTCTGCTTCGCTTACTCCCAGCTCCTGAGCAGCATTTCTGATTCTCACATTTGGTTGTGCGGCTTGAATCTCTGCCCAGGCTTTTTTTAATGCCTCAACATCAGTTTTATCGATTGCTAAGTTTTCCATTATCTGCTATTTATAGTTTCGTTCAAAAGGGGTGTAGTTTCAAAAGGGATGGACCCCTTTGTGTATATCATAGGTATGTCGCTATTCTCACTGTAAATCAGCTCGACCGGGTATGAAAACGTATGCTCGATCATTTCTTTTCGGAGCATAAGCTGGCTGGGGCCCTGCCCCACTTCTTTCCCGTTTTTCATAAATAGAAAGTAGTCGGCATACTGAGCGGCAAGGTTGAGGTCATGTATCACAGCCGCTACTCCATATCCACGCTCCACGCACCTTTGCCGAACGATGTCGAGCAAGCCATGCTGCTGCGCTATGTCCAGGCTTGAGGTCGGTTCGTCGAGTAGGAGGTAAGTTGGGTGCTCTTGCTGGTCGTGCAATTGAGCAAGTACCCTGGCCAGGTTCACTCTTTGCTGCTCGCCGCCCGACAGTGTTTGATATACCCTATGCTTCAGGTGATAAACATCTGCCTCCTGCATTACTTCTCTCGTAATTTCTTCGTTTTGACTATTGGTTGTGCTGTGGGGGGTTCTTCCGAGCATCACCACTTCTTCAGCAGTAAAGGCCAGACTCAGGTGTGTTTTTTGGGGAAGCACCGCCCTGGTCAATGCCAACTCCCTTGAAGTATAGGTGGACATTGCGTGATTGTTGATGCTTATTTCTCCTTCGTCAGGGAGTATGTCCCGGCATAGTGCTTTCAAAAGTGTTGATTTGCCGGCACCATTGGGGCCGACAATGGCGGTAAATTTTCCAGGGAAAACTGCGACCGACACCTGATCGAGAATTTTCTTTGTGCCCGCTGAGAAGCTTATATTTTTTGCCTGATACATGAGCGTCGGGTTAGATCTGAATTCTTTTTTTTCTGGCTGAGGCAAGCATCCAGATGAAAAATGGTGTTCCCATTAGCGCCGTGATAATGCCGATGGGGAGCTCTGTAGGAGCGACAATTGTTCTGGCGATCATATCTGCTACAGTGAGTAAAATAGCACCCCCTATGGCTGAAGCCGGAAGTATCAGTTTATGATCCGGGCCAAACGCCATTCGCAGAATGTGCGGAACAACCAACCCAATGAATCCGATGGCCCCGGCCATGGCCACTGATGCACCCACTGCCAGAGCGCTTAGTAAAATAATCCGATGTTTGATTTTTTCTACTTCCACACCTAAATGGCGGGCTTCGGATTCCCCCAGTGCCATGGCGTTGAGCGACTGACTTTGCCCGATAAGGGTCACAGCAGGCAGCACGATAAGCCAGATGGCGAAGCCAATTTTATCCCAGGAGGCACCACTCAAATCGCCCATGCTCCAGAAAGTGAAGGAACGCAACGCCGTTTCGTTTGAGTGGAAGATGACGATGCCCATAAGGGCTGCACAAAGGGCCGTAATGGCTACACCTGCAAGAATGAGAATGGTGACGTCGGTTTGATAGGCACCTTTGCTGAATTGGTAGGCGATATAAGTGGCGGCAAGGCTACCTGAAAAGGCTGCCACTGGTAGTAGCCAGGTTGTAAGGTTCGGAGTTAAAAACAAAGCGAGACTAGGGCCAAAAACCAGCACAACGACAGCCATCAAAGCGGCTCCGTTGGAAACACCAATAATGCCGGGCTCCACAAGCGGATTTCTGAAAAGACCCTGCAATGCGGCACCGGAAATTCCCAGGGCACCTCCAACCGCCACACCAAGCACCAGTCTTGGAAGACGAATCGACAACAAAACTGCCGAGTCTCTTGCGCTAACCTCTGCCACGTCAAACCCCAAATTGTGAAGGAGAATATTAACAATTTGGCCAACGCTGATGCCAAGCGCACCGACACGAAGCGAAATGAACATGGTGCACACAAGCAGCGCTACCAGGCTGCCGAGTATGGCAGAATTGGTAGTGAGGTTTCTTTTAGCTTTCATTGCCGGTAGGGTAGCCACTTGCATAGGTTAGTTGCTTTCGGCTACGTTGTGTGCTGCCAGCTCAGGGTGAATGCTGGTCGCCAGCTGAATAGCTGCCTTTCCCACGCCCGGCCCAAAGCCTGAAAGCCAAAGCCCGTCCATGGCAAGTATTTGCTCTTTTTCCCCGGCGGTCGTTTGCATCATCCCCTGAATCTGCAAAGCTGCCTCAATGCCGCCCAGGCTTTCGAGGCCACTGTCAAAAAACAAGATGTAGTCAGGGTTGGCCGCTACCAGGGCCTCTGGTGTTAGTGGTTTGTAGTCGAATATTTCGTCAACAGCAAACTGCGCACCAGCCATTTTGATGAGCTCCTCGGCAAATGTGTTTTTGCCGCAGATACTCAGTGAACCGAGCCCCCGGGCATAGACGAACAGCATTCTTGGTTTTGTGGTGGTAAGGCTGATCATAGAATCCAGCGAAAGAAGGTCTTTCTCTAGTGTGGCAACCAACTCTTTTGCCGCCTGCTCCTTGTTAATGATTTTGCCTATCTCAGCTATTATCTTTTTGGTAGAAGCGACGTTAAGTTCATGTTTGAACACGTGGATTGGCAATGCCGTGCTTTGCAATTGAGTAACAACCTCGGCATTGATGTGGTCTTCCTCAGCTAATACAATATCAGCATCCAGCGACACAACGCCTTCGGCTTTGATGCCAGTGCGATAGCCTACCGAAGGCAGGGTTTGCAGGCTTTTTGGTCGGGTGCTGGTTTTGTCAGCGGCGATAACCTGATCGCAGCTTCCCAGTGCACAGACTATCTCAGACAAAGTCCCTCCAATACTGACTATTTTTAGTGC contains:
- a CDS encoding hemin-degrading factor, whose translation is MENLAIDKTDVEALKKAWAEIQAAQPNVRIRNAAQELGVSEAELLATEVGPACVRLEATPERSWPDFLKRLPELGYVMSLTRNGACVLEHKGKFQKVETFGEGERAMATVIGPIETRVFFSAWHVGFAHQMTKGDRTLTSLQIFDKAGEAITKIYLQEKSNNDAFLKIVEDYRSDNQEPGQTVEPYSQPTFGDAIDKPAFLKEWSELKDTHDFFGMLKRHNVHRYKALEIANGTFSYPISTDNLQHVLETAASTQLPVMIFAGNRGNLQIQQGKVKTIRLLEGQEKWLNVLDPEFNMHLKLEASQTAWVVRKPTSEGNVTSIEVFDGEKNMIAQFFGLRKPGIPELEAWKQLVDSLPKL
- a CDS encoding FecCD family ABC transporter permease, which produces MKAKRNLTTNSAILGSLVALLVCTMFISLRVGALGISVGQIVNILLHNLGFDVAEVSARDSAVLLSIRLPRLVLGVAVGGALGISGAALQGLFRNPLVEPGIIGVSNGAALMAVVVLVFGPSLALFLTPNLTTWLLPVAAFSGSLAATYIAYQFSKGAYQTDVTILILAGVAITALCAALMGIVIFHSNETALRSFTFWSMGDLSGASWDKIGFAIWLIVLPAVTLIGQSQSLNAMALGESEARHLGVEVEKIKHRIILLSALAVGASVAMAGAIGFIGLVVPHILRMAFGPDHKLILPASAIGGAILLTVADMIARTIVAPTELPIGIITALMGTPFFIWMLASARKKRIQI
- a CDS encoding heme ABC transporter ATP-binding protein yields the protein MYQAKNISFSAGTKKILDQVSVAVFPGKFTAIVGPNGAGKSTLLKALCRDILPDEGEISINNHAMSTYTSRELALTRAVLPQKTHLSLAFTAEEVVMLGRTPHSTTNSQNEEITREVMQEADVYHLKHRVYQTLSGGEQQRVNLARVLAQLHDQQEHPTYLLLDEPTSSLDIAQQHGLLDIVRQRCVERGYGVAAVIHDLNLAAQYADYFLFMKNGKEVGQGPSQLMLRKEMIEHTFSYPVELIYSENSDIPMIYTKGSIPFETTPLLNETINSR
- a CDS encoding heme/hemin ABC transporter substrate-binding protein, whose translation is MKHINLFSISAACLLLFSQCGPANTTSKSTENSTPDKEALKIVSIGGTLSEIVCALGSCDQVIAADKTSTRPKSLQTLPSVGYRTGIKAEGVVSLDADIVLAEEDHINAEVVTQLQSTALPIHVFKHELNVASTKKIIAEIGKIINKEQAAKELVATLEKDLLSLDSMISLTTTKPRMLFVYARGLGSLSICGKNTFAEELIKMAGAQFAVDEIFDYKPLTPEALVAANPDYILFFDSGLESLGGIEAALQIQGMMQTTAGEKEQILAMDGLWLSGFGPGVGKAAIQLATSIHPELAAHNVAESN